From Candidatus Desulfatibia profunda, the proteins below share one genomic window:
- a CDS encoding exo-alpha-sialidase, whose protein sequence is MEIFPLVKEHVHGSAIVELPNGDLLAAWFQGSGERWADDVLIMGARLQAGKGKWSKPFVMADVPGFPDINPILFIDPQNRLWLMWYTVIANQWETSLLKYRISTD, encoded by the coding sequence ATGGAGATATTTCCCCTTGTCAAGGAGCACGTACACGGCTCGGCAATCGTTGAGCTGCCCAATGGCGACCTCCTGGCTGCCTGGTTTCAAGGTTCCGGAGAGCGGTGGGCGGATGACGTACTGATTATGGGGGCGCGGCTTCAAGCCGGCAAAGGCAAATGGAGCAAGCCGTTTGTGATGGCGGATGTGCCGGGCTTTCCGGATATCAACCCGATTCTGTTCATCGACCCGCAGAATCGACTCTGGCTGATGTGGTACACGGTGATAGCAAACCAGTGGGAGACTTCCCTGCTAAAATACAGGATCAGCACAGATTAA